In the genome of Variibacter gotjawalensis, one region contains:
- a CDS encoding SDR family oxidoreductase, which translates to MRVAGKIVVVTGGGGGIGKALAEAFHREGAKHVVVADRDAGAAEAVAKAIGGTAHAGDVGDENTIKTIIDETEKNIGPIDLFCSNAGVGGFRTGDDSAGSPPNESWALGWSVNVMAHVYAARHLVPLMKTRGGGTFMNTVSAAGLLSQVGNPVYAVTKHAAVGFAEYLALTHKDDGIRVSILCPQGVDTAMLRASGGGPQNLDGVLTPEQCAQAAIDGLAAETFCILPHPVVGDYMKKKTDNYDRWIGGMAKMRRALVAGKN; encoded by the coding sequence ATGCGTGTTGCGGGGAAAATCGTCGTCGTCACGGGCGGTGGAGGCGGGATCGGCAAGGCGCTCGCCGAAGCGTTTCATCGTGAGGGCGCGAAACACGTCGTGGTTGCGGATCGCGATGCCGGCGCGGCGGAGGCTGTAGCGAAAGCGATCGGCGGCACCGCACATGCCGGTGATGTCGGCGACGAGAACACGATCAAGACGATCATCGACGAGACCGAGAAGAATATCGGCCCGATCGACCTCTTCTGCTCCAACGCAGGCGTCGGCGGTTTCCGGACCGGCGACGATAGCGCAGGCTCGCCCCCGAATGAATCATGGGCGCTCGGCTGGAGCGTCAACGTCATGGCCCATGTCTACGCGGCGCGCCATCTCGTGCCGTTGATGAAGACGCGCGGCGGCGGCACCTTCATGAATACGGTGTCGGCCGCTGGCTTGCTGAGCCAAGTCGGCAATCCGGTTTATGCGGTGACGAAGCACGCGGCGGTTGGTTTCGCCGAGTATCTAGCGTTGACGCACAAAGACGATGGGATTCGCGTTTCGATCCTGTGCCCGCAAGGCGTAGACACCGCGATGCTGCGCGCGAGCGGCGGTGGTCCGCAGAATCTCGACGGCGTGTTGACGCCGGAGCAATGCGCGCAAGCGGCCATCGATGGGCTTGCTGCCGAGACCTTCTGCATTTTGCCGCACCCGGTGGTCGGCGACTATATGAAGAAAAAGACCGACAACTACGATCGCTGGATCGGCGGCATGGCGAAGATGCGCCGCGCGCTCGTCGCCGGCAAAAATTAG
- a CDS encoding alpha/beta hydrolase family protein — MLVRFALILAVWLGAAGIARAECPPRSDIATHVFAGGWCLLTSTYGRDTAGPSPTLVVVVHGDISDGGRATYHERFAEQLARPGVIAVALTRPGYPNSTGRKSGGDALGRQDNYTPAVVNAVGAAIDALRKHYQASRVVYVGHSGGAAIGGVILGRRAGLIDAAVLVSCPCDLAAWQRARGHNWSRSLSPMDVASQVPRSTTVVALSGSGDSNTSPAVAESYVAELAKRGVSARFVNVADARHGFRGLEVAVKAEADALLAR, encoded by the coding sequence GTGCTCGTCCGTTTCGCCCTCATTCTGGCTGTCTGGCTTGGCGCCGCCGGTATCGCGCGGGCCGAATGCCCTCCCCGATCCGACATCGCGACCCACGTGTTCGCGGGCGGCTGGTGTCTATTGACCAGCACTTACGGACGCGACACAGCCGGTCCCTCGCCGACGCTTGTCGTTGTCGTCCACGGCGATATCTCGGACGGTGGACGCGCGACTTATCACGAACGCTTCGCCGAACAGCTTGCTCGGCCGGGCGTGATCGCGGTCGCGCTGACGCGGCCCGGCTACCCGAATTCTACCGGACGGAAAAGCGGCGGCGACGCGCTCGGGCGGCAGGACAACTACACGCCTGCCGTCGTCAATGCGGTCGGCGCGGCAATCGATGCGCTGCGCAAACACTACCAGGCAAGCCGCGTTGTCTATGTCGGACACTCCGGCGGCGCTGCCATCGGCGGCGTGATCCTCGGCCGGCGGGCGGGATTGATCGATGCGGCCGTGCTCGTCTCCTGCCCGTGCGACCTTGCCGCGTGGCAGCGTGCACGCGGACACAATTGGAGCCGCAGCCTCTCGCCGATGGATGTCGCGAGCCAAGTGCCGCGATCGACGACGGTCGTCGCTTTATCGGGGAGCGGCGATTCCAACACGAGCCCGGCCGTCGCTGAAAGCTATGTGGCGGAGCTCGCCAAGCGTGGGGTTTCGGCGCGGTTCGTCAACGTCGCGGACGCACGGCATGGCTTTCGCGGCCTCGAAGTTGCCGTAAAGGCCGAGGCCGATGCGCTGCTCGCACGGTGA